The Ancylobacter sp. WKF20 genome contains a region encoding:
- a CDS encoding LysR family transcriptional regulator: protein MARGKVDDVEEPARKPRDGLFIRVYFGDGRHIGPGMIELLETIRTERSILSAARRMGMSYRRAWLLVDEIASNFREPVVVTHPGRRGHGTDLTPFGERLIALYRGIEASSATATQAAVDELRAALAPPSAEPPHGSQG, encoded by the coding sequence ATGGCTCGGGGCAAGGTGGACGACGTGGAGGAGCCGGCGCGCAAACCGCGCGACGGCCTGTTCATCCGCGTCTATTTCGGCGATGGCCGGCATATCGGGCCGGGGATGATCGAGCTTCTCGAAACCATCCGCACCGAGCGCTCCATCCTCTCCGCCGCGCGCAGGATGGGCATGAGCTACCGCCGCGCCTGGCTGCTGGTGGACGAGATCGCCAGCAATTTCCGCGAGCCGGTCGTCGTCACCCATCCCGGCCGGCGCGGGCATGGCACCGATCTCACGCCCTTCGGCGAGAGGCTGATCGCGCTTTATCGCGGCATCGAGGCGTCGAGCGCCACCGCGACGCAGGCCGCCGTGGACGAACTGCGCGCCGCGCTCGCCCCTCCCTCCGCTGAACCGCCACATGGCTCACAGGGGTAG
- a CDS encoding PepSY domain-containing protein encodes MTATSVSADTTAEANERSANLYRAVWRWHFYAGLLVLPFMILLAVTGGLYLFRDELDGLWHRDLKQVAVQQTVPQAPSAWIASALAAHPGTVVKIITPSTSSASAEVVVKTTAGTRLSVYVDPYDSRVLGDLPDRGTIMWLIRRLHSLAEFGPIANGIIEIVGGWSILLVATGFYLWWPRQQTGGVVSVRGTPKKRVFWRDLHAVTGAFAGLAIGFMSLSGMPWSVLWGAKVNEWANSSNYGYPSGVRANIPMSDEHLEHVNGPTAWSLEQAKVPVSTATPGQPIGIDAAATALEKLGISPGYTLSVPTSPTGVYSASIYPDDLAKQRVIHLDQYSGKPLIDMSYADYGPAGKALEWGINIHLGQEFGLANQLFMLALCFAVILMSVSAAVMWWKRRPKGALGVPPLPTDLSVMRGLIAIMAVVGLIFPLVGASLVVMVLLDFAFGRRRTRVRTA; translated from the coding sequence ATGACCGCCACATCCGTATCCGCCGACACCACGGCCGAGGCGAACGAACGCTCGGCCAATCTCTACCGCGCCGTCTGGCGCTGGCACTTCTATGCCGGGCTGCTGGTGCTGCCCTTCATGATCCTGCTGGCGGTGACCGGCGGGCTCTACCTGTTCCGGGACGAGCTGGACGGGCTCTGGCACCGCGACCTCAAGCAGGTTGCCGTGCAGCAGACCGTGCCGCAGGCGCCGAGCGCCTGGATCGCGTCGGCGCTCGCTGCGCATCCCGGAACGGTGGTCAAGATAATCACACCGTCCACCTCATCGGCCTCCGCCGAGGTGGTGGTAAAGACCACGGCCGGCACCCGCCTGTCGGTCTATGTCGACCCCTATGATTCCCGTGTGCTCGGCGACCTGCCCGATCGCGGCACCATCATGTGGCTGATCCGCCGCCTGCACAGCCTCGCGGAATTCGGCCCCATCGCCAACGGCATCATCGAGATCGTCGGCGGCTGGTCGATCCTGCTGGTCGCCACCGGCTTCTATCTGTGGTGGCCGCGCCAGCAGACCGGGGGCGTGGTGAGCGTGCGCGGCACCCCGAAGAAGCGGGTGTTCTGGCGCGATCTCCATGCCGTGACCGGCGCTTTCGCCGGCCTCGCCATCGGCTTCATGTCGCTCTCAGGCATGCCCTGGTCGGTGCTGTGGGGCGCCAAGGTCAATGAGTGGGCCAACTCCTCGAACTATGGCTACCCGAGCGGCGTGCGGGCCAACATCCCGATGTCGGACGAGCATCTGGAGCATGTGAACGGCCCCACCGCCTGGTCGCTGGAGCAGGCCAAGGTGCCGGTCTCGACGGCGACGCCCGGTCAGCCCATCGGCATCGACGCGGCCGCCACCGCGTTGGAAAAGCTCGGCATTTCGCCGGGCTACACGCTGAGCGTGCCGACCTCGCCCACCGGCGTCTACAGCGCCTCGATCTACCCGGACGATCTCGCCAAGCAGCGCGTCATCCATCTCGATCAGTACAGCGGCAAGCCGCTGATCGACATGAGCTATGCCGATTACGGCCCGGCCGGCAAAGCGCTGGAATGGGGCATCAACATCCATCTCGGTCAGGAGTTCGGCCTCGCCAACCAGCTCTTCATGCTGGCGCTCTGCTTCGCCGTCATCCTGATGTCGGTGTCGGCGGCGGTGATGTGGTGGAAGCGCCGCCCCAAGGGCGCGCTCGGCGTGCCGCCGCTGCCGACGGACCTGTCGGTGATGCGCGGGCTCATCGCCATCATGGCGGTGGTCGGGCTCATCTTCCCGCTGGTCGGCGCTTCGCTGGTGGTGATGGTGCTGCTCGACTTCGCCTTCGGCCGCCGCCGCACGCGCGTGCGCACCGCCTGA
- a CDS encoding ATP-binding cassette domain-containing protein, which produces MNSVATTTAPAARTGTPLVEMRDIAISFGGIRAVDNVSVDLHPGEVVGLLGHNGAGKSTLIKILAGAYRPDSGEIRIGGEKADISNPRDAKRYGIETIYQTLALADNVDAAANLFLGRELMTPWGTLDDVAMEAATREVMGRLNPNFRKFKEPVRGLSGGQRQSVAIARAIHFNAKILIMDEPTAALGPQETAQVGELIKQLKAEGIGIFLISHDIHDVFDLADRVSVMKNGKLVGSARTTDVTKDEVLGMIILGKCPPGATPGPGASL; this is translated from the coding sequence ATGAACAGCGTCGCAACCACCACCGCACCCGCCGCCCGCACCGGCACGCCGCTCGTCGAGATGCGCGACATCGCCATCTCCTTCGGCGGCATCCGCGCCGTCGACAATGTCAGCGTCGATCTGCATCCGGGCGAGGTCGTCGGCCTGCTCGGCCACAATGGCGCGGGCAAGTCCACCCTCATCAAGATCCTCGCCGGCGCCTACCGGCCGGATTCCGGCGAGATCCGTATCGGCGGCGAGAAGGCCGACATCTCAAACCCGCGCGACGCCAAGCGCTACGGCATCGAGACGATCTACCAGACGCTGGCGCTCGCCGATAATGTCGACGCCGCCGCCAATCTCTTCCTCGGCCGCGAGCTGATGACCCCCTGGGGCACGCTCGACGACGTGGCCATGGAGGCGGCGACGCGCGAGGTGATGGGCCGCCTCAACCCGAACTTCCGCAAGTTCAAGGAGCCGGTACGCGGCCTCTCCGGCGGCCAGCGCCAGTCGGTCGCCATCGCCCGCGCCATCCACTTCAACGCCAAGATCCTGATCATGGACGAGCCGACCGCCGCGCTCGGCCCGCAGGAGACGGCGCAGGTGGGCGAGCTGATCAAGCAGCTCAAGGCGGAAGGCATCGGCATCTTCCTCATCAGCCACGACATCCACGATGTGTTCGACCTCGCGGACCGGGTGAGCGTGATGAAGAACGGCAAGCTGGTGGGCAGCGCCCGTACGACGGACGTCACCAAGGACGAGGTGCTCGGCATGATCATCCTCGGCAAGTGCCCGCCCGGCGCCACGCCCGGCCCCGGCGCCAGCTTGTGA
- a CDS encoding LacI family DNA-binding transcriptional regulator codes for MSRPLSRITLQDVAREAGVSLATADRVLNGRTGVRDATAGRVKDAVARLGYRPNLAAARLARGETYRFCFVLPAGSNVFMRMLAEQVANTAQWLAANNAYIDTVRVDVFAPETLAATLEGLMGRYDGVAVVALDHPRVRAAIDDLVSSGIAVVTLVSDVPSSHRLHYVGIDNIAAGRTAGTLIGRFVGGRTGSIGLIVGTPALRDHAERQFGFMQVLSGEYPGLTVLPAQESLDDEERAEAITARLLREVPDLLGIYNVGAGNRGIGTAIVAADRTESLVFIGHDLTDDTRRFLLRGVMDAVINQDAGHQSRSAARVLLAHCAGEPLLNEQERIRIDIFLRDNLP; via the coding sequence ATGTCCAGACCCCTTTCACGCATCACCCTCCAGGACGTGGCCCGCGAGGCCGGCGTTTCGCTGGCGACGGCTGATCGCGTGCTCAACGGGCGGACCGGCGTGCGCGATGCGACCGCCGGGCGGGTGAAGGACGCGGTGGCGCGTCTGGGTTACCGGCCGAACCTCGCCGCGGCGCGTCTGGCGCGGGGCGAGACCTACCGATTCTGTTTCGTGCTGCCGGCGGGCTCGAACGTCTTCATGCGGATGCTGGCCGAGCAGGTCGCCAACACCGCCCAATGGCTCGCCGCTAACAACGCCTATATCGACACAGTGCGCGTCGATGTCTTCGCCCCGGAAACGCTGGCCGCGACCCTCGAGGGTCTGATGGGTCGCTATGACGGCGTGGCGGTGGTCGCGCTCGATCACCCGCGCGTGCGGGCGGCGATCGACGATCTCGTGTCGTCCGGCATCGCGGTCGTCACGCTGGTCTCGGACGTGCCATCCTCGCACCGGCTGCATTATGTCGGCATCGACAACATCGCCGCTGGGCGCACCGCTGGCACGCTGATCGGTCGATTCGTCGGCGGGCGCACGGGTTCCATCGGGCTGATCGTCGGCACACCGGCGCTGCGCGACCATGCCGAGCGGCAGTTCGGCTTCATGCAGGTGTTGTCGGGCGAGTATCCCGGCCTTACCGTGCTCCCCGCGCAGGAAAGCCTCGACGATGAGGAACGCGCCGAGGCCATCACCGCCCGCCTGCTGCGCGAGGTTCCGGATCTGCTCGGCATCTACAATGTTGGCGCCGGCAATCGCGGCATCGGCACCGCCATCGTGGCGGCGGACCGGACTGAGAGCCTCGTCTTTATCGGCCATGACCTCACCGACGACACGCGCCGCTTCCTGCTGCGCGGCGTGATGGACGCGGTCATCAACCAGGATGCCGGCCACCAGTCGCGCTCGGCTGCCCGTGTCCTGCTGGCCCATTGCGCTGGGGAGCCGCTGCTCAACGAGCAGGAGCGTATCCGCATCGACATCTTCCTGCGGGACAACCTCCCGTGA
- the xylF gene encoding D-xylose ABC transporter substrate-binding protein, giving the protein MKSSLSLTLAALATVVTVGAARAAEPVVGVSWSNFQEERWKTDEAAIKKALAAAGAKYISADAQSSAAKQLSDVEALIAQGATALIILAQDSDAIAPAITKAQNEGIPVVGYDRLIENPYAYYITFDNKEVGRLQALEVAKVKPKGNYIFIKGSASDPNADFLFSGQMEALKAAIDKGDIKNVGEAYTDSWLPANAQRNTEQMLTANNNKVDAVVASNDGTAGGAIAALAAQGLAGSVPVSGQDADFAALNRIALGTQTVSVWKDSRELGKKAAEIALALAKGTDAKAIPGTTTFTGGPKKQAMNSTFLKPIPITKDNLGVIIEAGWVPKATVCQGVKPGTVKACD; this is encoded by the coding sequence ATGAAGTCGAGCCTGAGCCTTACCCTCGCCGCGCTGGCGACCGTCGTCACCGTAGGCGCCGCCCGCGCCGCCGAGCCCGTGGTCGGCGTCTCCTGGTCGAACTTCCAGGAAGAGCGCTGGAAGACCGACGAGGCCGCCATCAAGAAGGCGCTCGCTGCCGCCGGCGCCAAGTACATTTCCGCCGATGCGCAGTCCTCGGCCGCCAAGCAGCTCTCGGATGTCGAGGCGCTGATCGCGCAGGGCGCCACCGCCCTCATCATCCTCGCGCAGGATTCGGACGCCATCGCCCCCGCCATCACCAAGGCGCAGAACGAGGGCATCCCGGTCGTCGGCTATGACCGCCTGATCGAGAACCCCTATGCCTACTACATCACCTTCGACAACAAGGAAGTCGGCCGCCTGCAGGCGCTCGAAGTCGCGAAGGTGAAGCCGAAGGGCAATTACATCTTCATCAAGGGCTCGGCCTCCGACCCGAATGCCGACTTCCTGTTCTCCGGCCAGATGGAAGCCCTCAAGGCCGCCATCGACAAGGGCGACATCAAGAATGTCGGCGAGGCCTATACCGACAGCTGGCTGCCGGCCAATGCCCAGCGCAATACCGAGCAGATGCTGACCGCCAACAACAACAAGGTGGACGCGGTCGTCGCCTCCAATGACGGCACCGCCGGCGGCGCCATTGCCGCCCTCGCCGCGCAGGGCCTTGCCGGCTCCGTGCCGGTCTCGGGCCAGGACGCCGACTTCGCCGCGCTGAACCGCATCGCGCTCGGCACCCAGACTGTGTCGGTGTGGAAGGACTCGCGCGAACTCGGCAAGAAGGCCGCTGAAATCGCCCTCGCGCTCGCCAAGGGCACCGATGCCAAGGCGATCCCCGGCACCACCACCTTCACCGGCGGGCCGAAGAAGCAGGCGATGAACTCGACCTTCCTGAAGCCGATCCCGATCACCAAGGACAATCTGGGCGTGATCATCGAGGCCGGCTGGGTGCCGAAGGCGACCGTCTGCCAGGGCGTGAAGCCCGGCACGGTCAAGGCCTGCGACTGA
- the xylB gene encoding xylulokinase, producing MFLGLDIGTSAVKAVLVDGDQKVLATTETPLAISRPHPGFSEQNPEDWWQATLDSIDALKAQQPAALSAVQGIGLSGQMHGAVLLDAAGAVLRPAILWNDGRSSAECRELEERFPALHQVAGNLAFPGFTAPKLIWVKKHEPEIFARTAKVLLPKAYVGYRLTGEMVEEMSDASGTLWLDVARRDWSDEALAATDLSRDHMPRLVEGNAAAGRIKGELAARWGMATPPVLAGGAGDNAAGAVGLGAIGAGNAFVSLGTSGVLWATTDRYAPNPQSSVHAFCHAIPATWHQMGVILSAASALGWWSEAMKIAPGDLLAPLGDAPSAPSPALFLPYLSGERTPHNDTAIRGAFIGLDHDASRETLTQAVLEGVAFAFKDCLDALGAAGTKLDQADVIGGGSRSRFWIGVLANVLGLPLNRIEDGERGGAFGAARLARMAATGEAPSSVCLPPRRLETIHPTPDLQNAYAARHARYRALYPALKGATS from the coding sequence ATGTTTCTCGGCCTCGATATCGGAACCTCCGCCGTCAAGGCGGTGCTGGTCGACGGCGACCAGAAGGTGCTCGCCACCACCGAGACGCCGCTCGCCATCTCGCGCCCGCATCCTGGCTTCAGCGAGCAGAACCCGGAAGACTGGTGGCAGGCGACGCTCGACAGCATCGACGCGCTCAAGGCCCAGCAGCCGGCGGCGCTGTCGGCCGTGCAGGGCATCGGCCTCTCCGGCCAGATGCACGGCGCGGTGCTGCTGGATGCCGCCGGCGCGGTGCTGCGCCCGGCGATCCTGTGGAATGACGGCCGCTCCTCGGCGGAATGCCGTGAGCTTGAAGAACGCTTCCCAGCACTGCACCAGGTGGCCGGCAATCTCGCCTTTCCCGGCTTCACCGCGCCCAAGCTGATCTGGGTGAAGAAGCACGAGCCGGAGATTTTCGCCCGCACCGCCAAGGTGCTGCTGCCCAAGGCCTATGTCGGCTATCGCCTGACCGGCGAGATGGTCGAGGAAATGTCCGACGCCTCCGGCACGCTCTGGCTCGACGTGGCGCGTCGCGACTGGTCGGACGAGGCGCTCGCCGCCACCGATCTCTCGCGCGATCACATGCCACGCCTCGTCGAGGGCAATGCGGCGGCGGGCCGGATCAAGGGGGAACTCGCCGCGCGCTGGGGCATGGCGACGCCGCCGGTGCTGGCGGGCGGGGCGGGCGACAATGCCGCTGGCGCTGTCGGCCTCGGGGCGATCGGCGCGGGCAATGCCTTCGTCTCGCTCGGCACCTCCGGGGTGCTGTGGGCGACGACGGATCGCTATGCGCCCAACCCCCAGTCGAGCGTCCACGCCTTCTGCCACGCCATCCCCGCCACCTGGCACCAGATGGGCGTGATCCTCTCCGCCGCCTCGGCGCTCGGCTGGTGGTCGGAGGCGATGAAGATCGCGCCGGGCGACCTGCTCGCGCCGCTCGGCGACGCGCCAAGCGCGCCCTCGCCGGCGCTGTTCCTGCCCTATCTCTCCGGCGAGCGCACGCCGCACAACGACACCGCGATCCGCGGCGCCTTCATCGGGCTCGACCATGACGCCTCGCGCGAGACGTTGACGCAGGCGGTGCTGGAAGGCGTCGCCTTCGCCTTCAAGGACTGCCTCGACGCGCTCGGCGCGGCGGGCACGAAGCTCGATCAGGCCGACGTCATCGGCGGAGGCTCGCGCTCGCGCTTCTGGATCGGCGTGCTGGCCAATGTGCTCGGCCTGCCGCTCAACCGCATCGAGGATGGCGAGCGCGGCGGGGCCTTCGGCGCCGCACGTCTCGCCCGCATGGCCGCCACCGGGGAGGCGCCCTCCAGCGTGTGCCTGCCGCCGCGCCGGCTCGAGACCATTCATCCCACCCCCGACCTGCAAAACGCCTATGCGGCGCGGCACGCCCGTTACCGGGCCCTGTACCCCGCCTTGAAGGGAGCGACGTCATGA
- the modA gene encoding molybdate ABC transporter substrate-binding protein yields the protein MPPRALSSASLSRRLFAGALGAALALIAAAPLSVARAQETTTVFAAASLTNAFQDIGKLYKEKTGKDVSFSFAASSALAKQIEAGAPAAMFASADIKWMDYTDGKDLTLKATRVTPIGNSLVLIVPADKAAPVTIDASFDWLAFLGADGKIATGLTDSVPIGIYAKTALTTLGQWDKVKDRVVGAESVRAALALVERGEARAGIVYSTDAAVAKNVKVVATFPASSHPPVEYPFEIVKGQDTPATRAFFDFLVGPDAKAVYAKYGFVVK from the coding sequence GCCCTCGCGCTGATCGCCGCCGCGCCGCTGAGCGTCGCACGGGCGCAGGAGACCACCACCGTCTTCGCCGCCGCCAGCCTCACCAATGCTTTCCAGGACATCGGCAAGCTCTACAAGGAAAAGACCGGCAAGGACGTGTCCTTCTCCTTCGCTGCCTCCTCGGCGCTGGCCAAGCAGATCGAGGCCGGCGCCCCGGCGGCGATGTTCGCCTCGGCCGATATCAAGTGGATGGACTACACGGACGGCAAGGATCTGACGCTGAAGGCCACGCGCGTCACGCCCATCGGCAACAGCCTCGTGCTGATTGTCCCGGCCGACAAGGCTGCGCCGGTCACCATCGACGCCAGCTTCGACTGGCTCGCCTTCCTCGGCGCCGACGGCAAGATCGCCACCGGCCTCACCGACAGCGTGCCGATCGGCATCTACGCCAAGACGGCGCTGACCACTCTCGGCCAGTGGGACAAGGTGAAGGACCGTGTGGTCGGCGCCGAAAGCGTGCGTGCCGCGCTGGCGCTGGTGGAGCGCGGCGAGGCGCGGGCCGGCATCGTCTACTCGACGGATGCGGCGGTGGCGAAGAACGTCAAGGTCGTCGCCACCTTCCCGGCCAGTAGCCACCCGCCGGTCGAATACCCGTTCGAGATCGTGAAGGGGCAGGACACGCCGGCCACTCGCGCGTTCTTCGACTTCCTTGTCGGCCCCGACGCCAAGGCGGTGTATGCGAAGTACGGCTTCGTGGTGAAGTGA
- the modB gene encoding molybdate ABC transporter permease subunit, protein MLTPEEWTAVLLSLRVAFWATFWSLPIAVAAAWALARLDFPGKGLFDGIIYLPLVLPKVVVGYLLLITLGARGSIGQYLDAWFGIKLIFTTAGATVAAAVVSFPLTVNAIRLALEAVDRGLETAARTLGASRLDVFVSVTLPLMLPGVLSGALLAIASALGEFGATITFVSNIEGQTRTIPLAIYSATHMPDGDAAALRLTLVSIVLALASLLLANLVDRRIRVMIGRA, encoded by the coding sequence ATGCTCACCCCCGAGGAATGGACGGCCGTGCTGTTGAGCCTGAGGGTGGCGTTCTGGGCCACCTTCTGGAGCCTTCCCATCGCGGTGGCGGCCGCCTGGGCGCTGGCGCGGCTCGACTTTCCCGGCAAGGGCCTGTTCGACGGCATCATCTATCTGCCGTTGGTGCTGCCGAAGGTGGTGGTGGGCTATCTGCTGCTCATCACGCTCGGGGCGCGCGGGTCCATCGGCCAGTATCTCGACGCCTGGTTTGGCATCAAGCTGATCTTCACCACGGCGGGCGCCACCGTCGCTGCCGCCGTGGTGAGCTTCCCGCTCACGGTGAACGCCATCCGCCTGGCGCTCGAGGCGGTGGACCGGGGGCTGGAGACAGCGGCGCGCACGCTCGGCGCCTCGCGGCTCGACGTGTTCGTCTCCGTGACCCTGCCGCTCATGCTGCCCGGCGTGCTCTCCGGGGCGTTGCTCGCCATCGCCTCGGCGCTGGGCGAGTTCGGCGCGACGATCACCTTCGTCTCCAATATTGAAGGCCAGACGCGGACCATCCCGCTCGCCATCTATTCCGCCACCCACATGCCCGATGGCGACGCCGCGGCGCTGCGGCTCACCCTCGTCTCCATCGTGCTGGCGCTGGCCTCCTTGCTGCTGGCCAATCTGGTCGATCGGCGCATCCGGGTGATGATCGGGCGCGCATGA
- a CDS encoding copper chaperone PCu(A)C encodes MIRYLFSRVLRHTEDRVGFLVLAAALTFFAVQPAFAHGFKVGQLEIGHPWARTTPAGAKVGGGYLSVENEGKEADTLVSATADVAGRVEIHEMSVKDGVMTMRMLADGVVIPAGGEVKFAPGGYHLMFMDLKQPLKEGESFKGTLTFAKAGTVNVEFKIEGMGGPAGHDAHSGHGTPAN; translated from the coding sequence ATGATCCGTTATCTGTTCAGCCGCGTCCTGCGCCACACCGAGGACCGCGTCGGTTTCCTCGTTCTCGCCGCTGCCCTTACCTTCTTCGCCGTCCAGCCCGCTTTCGCGCATGGCTTCAAGGTCGGCCAGCTTGAGATCGGCCACCCCTGGGCGCGCACGACGCCTGCCGGGGCCAAGGTCGGCGGCGGCTATCTCTCGGTGGAGAACGAGGGCAAGGAGGCGGACACGCTCGTCTCCGCCACTGCCGACGTCGCCGGGCGCGTCGAGATCCACGAGATGTCCGTCAAGGACGGCGTCATGACCATGCGCATGCTCGCGGATGGCGTGGTGATCCCCGCCGGCGGCGAGGTGAAGTTCGCTCCAGGTGGCTACCACCTCATGTTCATGGACCTGAAGCAGCCGCTGAAGGAAGGTGAGAGCTTCAAGGGCACGCTCACCTTCGCCAAGGCCGGCACGGTGAATGTCGAGTTCAAGATCGAGGGCATGGGTGGTCCCGCCGGGCATGACGCCCATAGCGGCCACGGCACGCCGGCGAACTGA
- the modC gene encoding molybdenum ABC transporter ATP-binding protein, whose amino-acid sequence MIEIDLRLARPDGFVLSAAFTAPAAGVTALFGRSGAGKTTIIQAVAGVVRPDAGRIVVDGQTFFDAARGIDLPIEVRRVGYVFQDARLFPHMSVARNLRYGERRTRSIERPIRFEAVVDLLGIDGLLDRRPHTLSGGERQRVAIGRALLAQPRLLLMDEPLAALDAARKAEILPYLERLRDEVKLPVLYVSHAIEEVMRLADVMVVLAGGRQVACGPLVDVMASPEIVPIIGRFDAGALLDCTVARHDAQYGLTELAFAGGVLRVPHVARPLGAKVRARVRARDVALALARPEGVSVSNLLAARVEAVRQLEGPYADVDLTVGPSRLVAMVTRESVARLAIQPGQEVWAMVKTVAVDSRPPDVAD is encoded by the coding sequence ATGATCGAGATCGACCTTCGCCTCGCGCGGCCTGATGGCTTTGTCCTCTCCGCCGCCTTCACCGCGCCGGCGGCGGGCGTCACCGCGCTGTTCGGCCGCTCGGGTGCCGGCAAGACCACGATCATCCAGGCGGTCGCTGGCGTGGTGCGGCCGGATGCCGGGCGTATCGTCGTCGATGGGCAGACCTTCTTCGACGCCGCGCGCGGGATCGACCTGCCGATCGAGGTGCGGCGTGTCGGCTATGTGTTCCAGGACGCCCGGCTATTCCCGCACATGTCGGTCGCGCGCAACCTCCGCTATGGCGAGCGGCGCACGCGCAGCATCGAGCGGCCGATCCGCTTCGAGGCGGTGGTGGACCTGCTCGGCATTGACGGGCTTCTCGACCGCCGGCCGCACACGCTGTCCGGTGGCGAGCGCCAGCGCGTGGCGATCGGGCGCGCTCTGCTGGCGCAGCCCCGTCTGCTGCTGATGGACGAGCCGCTTGCCGCGCTCGATGCCGCGCGCAAGGCGGAGATCCTGCCCTATCTCGAACGGCTGCGCGACGAGGTGAAGCTGCCCGTCCTCTATGTCAGCCACGCCATCGAGGAGGTGATGCGGCTGGCGGATGTGATGGTGGTGCTGGCCGGCGGACGGCAGGTGGCGTGCGGGCCGCTGGTCGACGTCATGGCCAGCCCCGAAATCGTGCCGATCATCGGCCGCTTTGACGCCGGCGCGCTGCTCGACTGCACGGTGGCGCGGCATGACGCCCAATACGGGCTGACCGAGCTTGCCTTCGCCGGCGGGGTGCTGCGCGTGCCGCATGTCGCGCGCCCGCTCGGTGCGAAAGTGCGGGCACGGGTGCGCGCCCGCGATGTGGCACTGGCGCTGGCTCGCCCCGAGGGCGTGTCGGTGTCCAACCTGCTTGCGGCGCGCGTCGAAGCGGTGCGCCAGCTTGAAGGACCCTACGCCGATGTCGATCTCACCGTCGGCCCCAGCCGTCTCGTTGCCATGGTGACGCGCGAGAGCGTCGCCCGTCTCGCCATCCAGCCGGGGCAGGAGGTCTGGGCGATGGTCAAGACGGTGGCGGTGGACAGCCGCCCGCCGGACGTCGCGGATTAG
- a CDS encoding sugar ABC transporter permease: MTETTTAATPVSSSPPQAAPTSFIRALEIDMRFLGMVGALAAIWIVFDFLADGTFLTPRNLWNLSVQSSSIAVMSTGMVLIIVMRHIDLSVGSILGVTGMIMAVFQVSYLMPTFGFNHPAVMALTLIAGIAVGAAIGALHGFVIAYLGVPAFIVTLGGLLVWRGAAWAVAEGKTIPLVDDNFKLLGGGASGSIGATWSWVVAVIACLAIAFATVQARRQRQRFHFPLKPVWAEVTTIVAGCLAVIGATLIVNAYTLPAALARRYAEAAGIEVPPEGLSISFGYAVPVLVALAVGIVMTFVTNRTRFGRYVFAIGGNPEAAELAGINTKRVTLAVFALMGALAAIGAAISTARLNSATNAQGTLDELYVIAAAVIGGTSLSGGSGTIAGAMIGALVMQSLQSGMVLMRVDTPYQNIVVGIVLVFAVWLDTVYRKRFK, encoded by the coding sequence ATGACCGAAACCACGACGGCGGCCACGCCCGTCTCGTCATCCCCACCCCAGGCCGCGCCGACCTCGTTCATCCGCGCGCTTGAAATCGACATGCGCTTCCTCGGCATGGTCGGCGCCCTCGCCGCCATCTGGATCGTCTTCGACTTCCTGGCCGACGGCACCTTCCTGACCCCGCGCAATCTCTGGAACCTCTCGGTCCAGAGCTCGTCCATCGCGGTGATGTCGACCGGCATGGTGCTCATCATCGTGATGCGCCACATCGACCTGTCGGTCGGCTCGATCCTCGGCGTCACCGGCATGATCATGGCGGTGTTCCAGGTCAGCTATCTGATGCCGACCTTCGGCTTCAACCATCCCGCCGTCATGGCGCTCACGCTCATCGCCGGAATCGCGGTGGGCGCGGCCATCGGCGCGCTGCACGGCTTCGTCATCGCCTATCTCGGCGTGCCCGCCTTCATCGTCACGCTGGGCGGCCTTCTGGTCTGGCGCGGCGCCGCCTGGGCGGTGGCCGAGGGCAAGACCATTCCGCTGGTCGACGACAATTTCAAGCTGCTCGGCGGCGGCGCCAGTGGCTCCATCGGCGCCACCTGGAGCTGGGTCGTCGCGGTGATCGCCTGCCTCGCCATCGCCTTCGCGACGGTGCAGGCGCGCCGCCAGCGCCAGCGCTTCCACTTCCCGCTGAAGCCCGTCTGGGCCGAGGTGACGACCATCGTCGCCGGCTGCCTCGCGGTGATCGGCGCGACGCTGATCGTCAACGCCTACACGCTCCCCGCCGCGCTCGCCCGCCGCTACGCCGAGGCCGCCGGCATCGAAGTGCCGCCGGAGGGTCTGAGCATCAGCTTCGGCTATGCCGTGCCCGTGCTGGTAGCGCTGGCCGTCGGCATCGTCATGACCTTCGTGACCAACCGCACCCGCTTTGGCCGCTACGTCTTCGCCATTGGCGGCAACCCGGAAGCGGCCGAACTCGCCGGCATCAACACCAAGCGCGTGACGCTCGCCGTCTTCGCGCTGATGGGGGCGCTCGCCGCCATCGGCGCGGCGATCTCCACCGCCCGCCTCAACTCGGCGACCAACGCGCAGGGCACGCTGGACGAGCTCTACGTCATCGCCGCGGCGGTGATCGGCGGCACCTCGCTCTCGGGCGGCTCGGGCACCATCGCCGGCGCCATGATCGGCGCGCTGGTGATGCAGAGCCTTCAGTCGGGCATGGTGCTGATGCGGGTCGACACGCCGTACCAGAACATCGTGGTCGGCATCGTCCTCGTGTTCGCGGTGTGGCTGGACACCGTCTACCGCAAGCGCTTCAAGTGA